One stretch of Zingiber officinale cultivar Zhangliang chromosome 6B, Zo_v1.1, whole genome shotgun sequence DNA includes these proteins:
- the LOC121989160 gene encoding uncharacterized protein LOC121989160, producing MAEEGFGAKVRVVRCPRCEKLLPELANFSFYRCGSCGTTLQAKTPSAGSGGSSENTKGERAKYLEVLDHVTMKKEFGSETNLETDHEGNLTESKLTESSPQIASCSHIKSVSANEDDVIERDTMSSELDGLEKKGGTNITVTTNDKNLNVAEMSKTDEEKGIDGSAESVQIRVEKLDELDRTPRVPMASAQSLHRCDVGPSTYHSNARHLYGENKAETQQNMDGARRVDYLEQDRVKLLRMLDELRDQVQRTCEASDRQKTSVTLDKKTSSPSSYAYDDHANWFPENSSSLNLNPSQCLSATHDHNAGGLNFCSNMPAQSHLPGYGDPFAHRRVPLHLGDYAQRQLDTFGYGQLDPDHVMPYHHDGFYHQPACSCLHCYQRPFSVPTRAPTAIYDHHRYPYPATNHDFYTFDGPSSFGSRSYNLKPGNAPLPRLEPRPYHRTMFSKNAARSCRSIDGAAPFTICSNCFELLQLPEKSFLLKKNKFSLRCGSCFKLISIKYEGSRFVISSATASSCSENQNSSNNSPVNYVQSSDEKLVLPYAFSINDSELIEKGHGLRSSESDKTHVLSLSSTTSGFVESPESVISPKDVPTSSGAPFEKQMISRVPSLPLREHFGYSHSDQSTDGSGNGGSRSVRSAQGRNMCSSGNLRQNSAKDVQVAAEVDLSDDENVPANLSQDSWDRIGKDEVQLRVIKSSDSFFAGLIKKSFRPFNQSLGHSGCKVSVNGHPIADNLIKKAEKLAGPISPGNYWYDYRAGFWGAMGHPGLGIIPPFIEEFNYPMPKNCAGGDTGVIVNGRELHQKDMELLVGRGLPSGRGCSYIIDISGKVWDELSGEELDCLGKLAPTVEKVKHGFGMSVPKVITSSATT from the exons ATGGCGGAAGAGGGTTTTGGTGCGAAGGTTCGAGTtgtgcggtgccctagatgtgaGAAGCTTCTCCCGGAGCTCGCTAATTTCTCGTTCTACCGCTGCGGTAGCTGTGGAACCACTCTACAAG CCAAGACGCCTAGTGCAGGCTCTGGTGGTTCTTCTGAGAACACCAAGGGCGAGAGAGCCAAATATCTTGAGGTCTTGGACCATGTTACAATGAAAAAGGAGTTTGGTTCAGAGACAAACTTGGAGACTGATCACGAGGGGAATCTAACAGAGAGCAAGTTAACGGAGTCATCTCCACAGATAGCTTCCTGTTCCCATATAAAATCTGTATCTGCAAACGAGGATGACGTTATAGAAAGGGATACGATGAGCTCAGAGTTGGATGGTCTTGAAAAAAAAGGGGGAACAAATATCACAGTCACCACAAATGATAAGAATCTAAATGTAGCTGAAATGAGTAAAACAGACGAAGAAAAGGGGATAGATGGGTCAGCTGAATCTGTGCAAATAAGAGTTGAAAAGTTGGATGAGTTGGATCGAACACCCAGGGTTCCCATGGCAAGTGCTCAGTCTCTGCATCGCTGCGACGTAGGTCCTTCTACTTATCATTCCAATGCTAGGCATCTTTATGGTGAAAATAAGGCAGAAACCCAGCAGAATATGGATGGTGCTAGAAGAGTTGACTACCTTGAGCAAGATCGAGTAAAGCTTTTGAGAATGCTTGATGAACTTAGAGATCAAGTACAGCGAACTTGTGAGGCATCAGACAGGCAGAAGACAAGTGTTACCTTGGATAAAAAGACCAGTTCGCCAAGTTCCTATGCCTATGATGACCATGCAAATTGGTTTCCTGAAAACTCATCCTCGTTGAACCTGAATCCATCTCAATGTTTGTCTGCCACACATGACCATAATGCTGGTGGGTTGAATTTTTGTTCTAATATGCCTGCTCAAAGTCATTTACCTGGTTATGGGGATCCTTTTGCTCATAGGAGAGTCCCTCTTCACCTCGGTGATTATGCACAACGACAGCTTGACACTTTTGGATATGGGCAGCTTGATCCTGATCATGTCATGCCTTATCATCATGATGGTTTCTATCATCAGCCGGCTTGCTCATGTTTGCATTGCTATCAGAGGCCATTCTCAGTTCCTACTAGGGCGCCAACTGCTATATATGACCATCATAGGTATCCCTATCCTGCGACTAATCATGATTTTTATACATTTGATGGTCCATCGAGTTTTGGTAGCAGAAGTTACAATTTGAAGCCGGGAAATGCTCCTTTACCCAGGTTAGAGCCTAGACCATATCATAGAACCATGTTTAGCAAGAATGCTGCACGTTCTTGTCGATCCATTGATGGTGCTGCTCCATTTACTATATGTTCCAATTGTTTTGAACTCCTGCAACTACCAGAAAAATCATTTCTGCTGAAGAAAAATAAGTTCAGCTTGCGTTGTGGTTCTTGCTTTAAGTTAATTTCTATCAAGTATGAAGGAAGTAGATTTGTAATCTCTTCAGCAACGGCATCCTCATGTTCAGAGAACCAAAATTCTTCCAATAATAGCCCAGTCAATTATGTTCAGTCTAGTGATGAGAAGCTAGTTCTGCCTTACGCCTTCTCAATTAATGATTCAGAGTTGATAGAAAAGGGGCATGGTCTACGCTCGAGTGAGTCAGATAAAACACATGTTTTGTCTTTATCTTCCACTACATCTGGCTTTGTTGAGAGCCCAGAGAGTGTGATTTCACCAAAGGATGTTCCCACCTCATCTGGCGCCCCCTTTGAAAAGCAGATGATTTCACGAGTTCCGAGCTTACCACTTCGTGAACATTTTGGATACTCACATTCTGATCAATCAACTGATGGATCTGGAAATGGTGGGAGCAGGAGTGTACGCTCAGCACAAGGGAGAAATATGTGCTCAAGTGGAAACTTGAGGCAGAATTCTGCGAAAGACGTGCAAGTGGCTGCTGAGGTGGATTTGTCAGATGATGAGAATGTGCCAGCAAATCTGTCTCAAGATTCATGGGACAGGATAGGCAAAGATGAAGTTCAACTTAGGGTCATTAAGAGTAGTGATTCTTTTTTTGCTGGTCTGATAAAGAAGAGCTTCCGACCATTTAATCAATCACTTGGGCATAGTGGATGTAAAGTTTCAGTCAATGGCCATCCTATCGCTGATAATTTAATAAAGAAGGCTGAAAAACTAGCAGGTCCAATCTCTCCTGGTAATTATTG GTATGACTACCGCGCTGGATTTTGGGGTGCAATGGGACATCCAGGCCTTGGGATAATTCCA CCATTTATTGAAGAATTCAATTATCCAATGCCCAAGAATTGTGCCGGGGGAGATACTGGTGTCATTGTGAATGGTAGAGAGCTTCACCAGAAGGATATGGAGTTACTTGTTGGTCGAGGGCTTCCATCAGGCAGAGGTTGTTCTTATATAATTGATATCTCCGGTAAAGTTTGGGATGAGCTATCTGGTGAAGAGCTAGACTGTCTTGGTAAACTCGCACCAAC AGTCGAGAAAGTAAAACATGGATTTGGCATGTCTGTTCCCAAAGTAATTACTTCTTCAGCGACGACCTAA